A region from the Inhella inkyongensis genome encodes:
- a CDS encoding KpsF/GutQ family sugar-phosphate isomerase, protein MSAPYSAIESARAALRIEAQALSALVDRVGESMHGAVQAVLACSGRVIVMGMGKSGHVGRKIAATLASTGTPAFFVHPAEASHGDLGMVTPQDLVLALSNSGESDELAVILPVIKRLGVPLIAITGRAESTLARHADFVLDSRVDQEACPLNLAPTASTTAQMALGDALAVALLDARGFRPEDFARSHPGGALGRKLLTHVKDLMRSGDALPRVGLATAFTEMMKVMSDKGLGCAAIVDEQDRLLGVFTDGDLRRLVEKGSDLRALTASEVMHASPRRLRADALAVDAADLMEEARITVVLVVDADERLVGAISLNDLMRAKVI, encoded by the coding sequence AATCGGCCCGCGCCGCGCTGCGCATCGAGGCCCAGGCCCTGTCCGCTTTGGTGGACCGCGTAGGCGAGTCCATGCACGGGGCCGTACAGGCCGTGCTGGCTTGTAGCGGCCGCGTCATCGTGATGGGCATGGGCAAGAGCGGCCATGTGGGGCGCAAGATTGCCGCCACCCTGGCCAGCACCGGCACGCCGGCCTTCTTTGTGCACCCCGCCGAGGCCAGCCATGGCGACCTCGGCATGGTGACCCCGCAGGACCTGGTGCTGGCCCTTTCCAACAGCGGCGAAAGCGACGAGCTGGCCGTCATCCTGCCGGTCATCAAGCGCCTGGGCGTGCCGTTGATTGCCATCACCGGCCGTGCTGAGTCCACGCTGGCCCGGCACGCCGACTTTGTGCTGGACAGTCGCGTGGACCAGGAGGCCTGCCCGCTCAATCTGGCCCCCACCGCCAGCACCACCGCGCAGATGGCGCTGGGCGACGCGCTGGCCGTGGCCCTGCTGGATGCGCGCGGTTTCCGGCCCGAGGACTTTGCCCGCTCCCACCCCGGTGGGGCCCTGGGGCGCAAGCTGCTCACCCATGTGAAGGACCTGATGCGCAGCGGCGACGCGCTGCCGCGTGTGGGTCTGGCGACGGCCTTCACCGAGATGATGAAGGTGATGTCTGACAAAGGCCTGGGCTGCGCCGCCATCGTCGATGAGCAGGACCGCCTGCTGGGCGTGTTCACCGATGGCGATCTGCGCCGCTTGGTGGAGAAGGGCAGCGACCTGCGTGCGCTGACCGCCTCCGAGGTCATGCACGCCAGCCCGCGCCGCCTGCGCGCCGACGCCCTGGCGGTGGACGCCGCCGACCTGATGGAAGAGGCGCGCATCACCGTGGTGCTGGTGGTCGATGCCGACGAGCGCCTGGTGGGCGCCATCAGCTTGAACGACCTGATGCGCGCCAAGGTGATCTGA